Genomic DNA from Streptomyces sp. PCS3-D2:
GTCGATCGCTTCGGCGACGGCTTCGGCCATGGCCACCTGGCCGGGGCGCTCCGTACCGCCGACGGCGGAGACGGCGGCGTGCAGCAGGTCGGGGAGAGAGGGCTTCGTCATAGCACTGCCACCCTACGGGGCCCCGCTGACAGCATGCGCACACCGGCGGGGATTCACGGCCCGTGGAGGGGGTTGGGCACGGTGCCGTATTGCACGGCGTGCGGGCGGTCGGGGCGGTCCCGGTAGCCGTCCTCGTACAGCCGGTTCCTGTTCAGGCACAGCCTGGCGATGCGCTCGCCGAGCAGGTCGAAGAGCTCGAAGCGGTCCTTGAGCTCGGGGAAACGGGCCTGATGGCGCAGAATCTCGGCCCGTGCGAGCGACCAGAAATCGTCCTCGGGGACGCCGAGGCGGTCCTCGCAGAGCGCAGACAGGTAGCGGAAGACTCCGATGAACAGCCCGGAGTGGATGAACTGCGGCAGGAAGTCGGCGGGCTCGGTGAGCAGGACGGCCCGGACCTCGTCGGGTACGGAGGCCAGCTCGGGCAGCGGCTCGTCGCTGATGTTGACGTCGTCCACGAAGTCCTTCACGGCGAGCCGGACCGGGACATCGTGCTCATCGAAGATCACGACGGCGTTCTCGCCGTGCGGGGAGAAGACCGTGCCGTAGCGGTAGAGGAAGTGGAGCAGCGGCGGCAGGACGGCCGCGAAGAGCCGCTGCAGCCATGCGGCGGGCGTCAGACCGGAGCGGGCGACGAGCTCGGCGGTGAACGACCGGCCGCAGGGGTCGGTGTGCAGCAGTGACGCGAGCGTACGGGCGCGCTCCCCGGCCGCGAGGAGACCGGTCAGGGGCTCGCGCCAGATCGCGCCGAGGAGTTCCTTGTACTGGTACGGCACCTCGGGGAGCAGTTCGTACACGGGGTGGCGGACGGTGACCGAGGCGACTTCACCGAGCAGGATCACGCGGCACTCGTCGCGCAGGAAGGGGTCGGCGTCGCGGAGGGAGTGGATCCAGGCGGTGACGGCGGGGGCCGCGAGGGCGAGGTCCGAGGGCAGTCCGCGCCAGACCATGGTGTTGAAAACGGACAGCGGCAGCTTCACGCTGTGCCGATCGGGGCGGGTGAGGTTGAGGAAGGTGCGGATCGACTGCTGGGGCAGGCGGACGTCCGGGTCGGCGGGGAGGGGGACGAGATCCCCGGAGGCGAGTGCCGGGGCGAAGAGGGGAACGACCACCTCGTCCCACTGCCAGGGGTGCACGGGGAAGTAGAGGTAGCGCAGCGGGTCGAGGCCGCGGTCGCGGAGGGCCTGGTCGAAGGCCGCTCGGGTGGCCGGGTCGAGCTCTGCGGAGTAGAGGCGCGCGGGGTCCTCCAAGCCGCCGGTTCCGCGGTAGGCGGCAAGCGAGGTGTGGGCGGCGAGCCAGGGCAGGCGCTGGTGGCTGCGTGCCTCGGGGGCCCAGGCTGCGGTGTCGGAGGCGGACAGCCCGATCCGGCCCTTGTTGAGGACGAGCCAGGGGTGGCCGGTCTGGTGGCCTTCGAGGGCCGCGTAGTCGAGGTCGGCGAGGACGTCGGCGGTGAGGGCGGTGTGGTCGATCCGTGCGTCCGCGGCGAGGGTGGCGCTGAGTTCGCGGACGAGGTGGCCGAGGGTGGCTCCGTCGAGTCCGAGGAGGGTGCGGGCGCGGACGAGGAAGGCGTACGGGTCCCCGAAGGAGACCGGCGCGGGCGGGGCGGGCGGAGGTGCTCCGAGGGTGATGGTGTCCGGATCGACGTGCCAACTGCCGTACGAGCGGCGGCGGGCCCGGAAGCCGAGACTGCTGCCGTCGTCGAGGGTCACGGTCCAGGCGTCACCGGCGACGGCCGGGACGGGGACGGGGGCGGGGACGGGGACGGGGACGATGATCTCCTCGTAGGCGAATTCGGCGAGCATCTTGGCGAGGAGCCTGCGGGCGGCGGACTCCCAGGTCGGGCTGGTGAGTTCAGGTGGTGTGCAGGGGTGCTGGGGCGACGGTGGCAGGATCTTTTCCGTCGGGCCGGGGGCTGCTGGGAAGTTCGGCACGTGACTCCTCGCAGATCGGGAACTTTGCTGCGCGACGCGGAGTTTTCGAAGGGAGAGGTGCGGAGCGACGACGACGGCGGTCGCGGCGTGCGGGGCGGTGATCAGAGGAGATTGCGCAGCGCCCGCTCCCGGATCATCAGGGCGGCGCGCTTCTCGGGGAGGTCGATTTCCGCGTGGCAGCGGAAGCCCGAGCCGAGGAAGGCCGATACGGAGGGGGTGTTGCGGATGTCCGGTTCCGCGACGACGCGTGTGCAGCGGGGACGGTTGCCGAGGACCAGGTCGGCGACGCCTCGCAGCAGTGCC
This window encodes:
- a CDS encoding IucA/IucC family siderophore biosynthesis protein, yielding MPNFPAAPGPTEKILPPSPQHPCTPPELTSPTWESAARRLLAKMLAEFAYEEIIVPVPVPAPVPVPAVAGDAWTVTLDDGSSLGFRARRRSYGSWHVDPDTITLGAPPPAPPAPVSFGDPYAFLVRARTLLGLDGATLGHLVRELSATLAADARIDHTALTADVLADLDYAALEGHQTGHPWLVLNKGRIGLSASDTAAWAPEARSHQRLPWLAAHTSLAAYRGTGGLEDPARLYSAELDPATRAAFDQALRDRGLDPLRYLYFPVHPWQWDEVVVPLFAPALASGDLVPLPADPDVRLPQQSIRTFLNLTRPDRHSVKLPLSVFNTMVWRGLPSDLALAAPAVTAWIHSLRDADPFLRDECRVILLGEVASVTVRHPVYELLPEVPYQYKELLGAIWREPLTGLLAAGERARTLASLLHTDPCGRSFTAELVARSGLTPAAWLQRLFAAVLPPLLHFLYRYGTVFSPHGENAVVIFDEHDVPVRLAVKDFVDDVNISDEPLPELASVPDEVRAVLLTEPADFLPQFIHSGLFIGVFRYLSALCEDRLGVPEDDFWSLARAEILRHQARFPELKDRFELFDLLGERIARLCLNRNRLYEDGYRDRPDRPHAVQYGTVPNPLHGP